GGCAAGCACGGCTGACGGTGTACCGCTGCGCAGGCCTCCCTCCTGACCACCGCCCAACAACTGAGGCGTCATCGCAGCGCGCCACTCCGGTCGAACCAACAACAGACCGATGCCACGCGGACCACCGCATTTGTGGGCTGAAGCGGTCAGTAGATCAACGGGCAGGTCACACCAGCTAGGGATTCCTTGACTGACGACCTGGGTCGCATCGGTGTGCAGCGGAATCGCGCGCGCACGACAGGCTTCAGCAACCTCCAGTAAGGGTTGCAACGTTCCCACTTCGCTTTGTCCCCAGATCAGTGACACCAAACGGGTCGGAGGAGCGAGAAGTTCATCTATCAGGTCAAGCCGGATCCTTCCGAGATGATCCACCGGCCATTCCTGCACGTCCCATCCCTGGTGGCTTAGCTGCTGTGCAGCACCGGCGACGGCTGGATGCTCAACGGCGGAAATCAGCAGCCTCCCTGTGGCCTGGCGTCCTGCGAGCCCATGAAGCGCAAGATGCACCGATTCCGTTGCGCTGGAGGTGAACACCAGCTCATCCGGCAATGCAGTGAATCGACTGGCGATCTGAAAACGGGCACGTTCGAGTGCTTCGGCTGCTGCAATGCCGTCCTGGTGAAGGCTGGAAGGGTTGGCCCAGGCTTGAGCTTGCACCTCGGCCATACGTTCGAACACCCCGGGGCGAAGCGGTGCCGTGGCACAGGCATCGAGGTAGAAGCGATTGGTCTCAGGCCTGGCCATCGCGCTGGAACCGCGAAAGGGTGCGTTGCTCCAGAGACTCCGTGGCGATGTTGATCATCGAATCAAGTGATGTTGACTCCAGGAAAGCCTGAACTCTGGCCTGGGCCTCCGCTTCAGAGCAGTCATCATCAACAGGCTGGGTGGCCGGCTCGGCAGATGCCGCTCCAACAGGAACTTGCTCCTGCTGCCGTTCCAGTGAATCGAGGGTGTCATTCAGTCCTGCAGGCATCAGCTCCGGATTGATCACCCCGTCGAAGACAG
This region of Synechococcus sp. NOUM97013 genomic DNA includes:
- a CDS encoding cysteine desulfurase family protein yields the protein MARPETNRFYLDACATAPLRPGVFERMAEVQAQAWANPSSLHQDGIAAAEALERARFQIASRFTALPDELVFTSSATESVHLALHGLAGRQATGRLLISAVEHPAVAGAAQQLSHQGWDVQEWPVDHLGRIRLDLIDELLAPPTRLVSLIWGQSEVGTLQPLLEVAEACRARAIPLHTDATQVVSQGIPSWCDLPVDLLTASAHKCGGPRGIGLLLVRPEWRAAMTPQLLGGGQEGGLRSGTPSAVLAAGMASAIDQVERVDPSAMAHSGNGIAHLRDAIRERLATDPRLEICGDPHDRLPHHLSLLVRDDQHQPISARHFVRCLDRVGLAVSSGSACSSGKDSDSAVLTAMGLPQAFRRSGIRISLGHWLSADDLEPIVERFQAGLEMALHS